One genomic segment of Paenibacillus sp. FSL H8-0332 includes these proteins:
- a CDS encoding HD-GYP domain-containing protein yields the protein MRLVSMNRLQAGMKLGKKIYNDEGLVLLADGVELTDALIRRLARIDIGYIYIEDSLTEDIVIHGMLQDETRNQALKVIRNQFQQMSGASGITKGFYHLDKKFSKIMDSILDDMSLQEDPMIMLLDMHTADNYLYVHSLNVCLYTLVLGIAHGYSKEELRVIGLGALLHDIGKTQIPVKIVQKPGMLSDEEFRHMQAHTEIGYRILKEEPNIPLLAAHCALQHHERIDGSGYPRGLTGPQIHEYAKWLGVADSYDAMTSNRIYKKAMLPHQAVEALYVGSGTLYEQKQLELFRDRVAIYPLGLTVRLSSGESGVVVKIDPSTPHRPVVRVLNGPEGETVTPYERDLSKALSVVIVDVTDGGEPVVKSTG from the coding sequence GTGCGTCTAGTATCGATGAATCGGCTTCAGGCGGGAATGAAGCTGGGTAAAAAAATATATAATGATGAAGGGCTGGTTCTGCTTGCGGACGGAGTGGAGCTTACCGATGCCTTGATCAGGCGGCTCGCCAGAATCGATATCGGCTATATCTATATTGAGGATTCGCTCACGGAGGATATTGTGATCCATGGAATGCTGCAGGATGAAACGCGCAATCAGGCGCTCAAGGTGATCCGGAACCAGTTCCAGCAGATGTCGGGCGCCTCGGGGATTACCAAAGGCTTCTATCATCTGGACAAGAAATTCTCCAAGATCATGGACTCGATCCTCGACGACATGTCGCTGCAGGAGGACCCGATGATTATGCTGCTTGACATGCACACGGCTGACAATTACCTGTATGTCCATTCCCTGAACGTATGCTTGTATACGCTAGTGCTGGGCATTGCCCATGGCTACAGCAAAGAAGAGCTGCGGGTCATCGGACTCGGTGCGCTGCTGCACGATATCGGCAAGACGCAGATTCCTGTCAAAATTGTACAGAAGCCCGGCATGCTCAGCGACGAGGAATTTCGCCATATGCAGGCGCATACCGAGATCGGATACCGTATCCTCAAGGAAGAACCGAATATTCCTCTGCTGGCGGCTCACTGTGCCTTGCAGCATCATGAACGGATTGATGGTTCCGGCTACCCGCGCGGCCTGACGGGTCCGCAGATCCATGAATATGCGAAGTGGCTGGGCGTAGCAGATTCCTATGATGCGATGACCTCCAACCGGATCTACAAAAAAGCGATGCTGCCCCATCAGGCGGTAGAAGCATTGTATGTCGGTTCGGGAACCCTGTACGAGCAGAAGCAGCTGGAGTTATTCAGAGACCGCGTGGCCATCTATCCGCTGGGGCTTACGGTGAGGCTCAGCTCCGGCGAGAGCGGTGTGGTGGTCAAGATTGATCCCAGCACGCCGCATCGGCCTGTTGTCCGGGTGCTGAATGGACCCGAAGGCGAAACCGTAACGCCCTATGAGCGTGACCTCAGCAAAGCTCTTTCTGTAGTCATTGTGGATGTGACGGACGGGGGAGAACCTGTAGTGAAAAGTACCGGATAG
- a CDS encoding HD-GYP domain-containing protein, giving the protein MRVHVMDLKPGDHLRMDTFSSRGLHVLPKGSRLQMEEIAKLIQHGVDYVDIDTVQEEPAPSSRTSIIQAATSSFDTTIDGFESLYMEALSKGSFNQSVVDDILQPTLSSLDKHKDVVTLLLLLDREDNYTYNHSLQVGMLSYYLATWLGYSKAECYEIGRAGYLIDIGKCRISPAILNKPGKLTPAEYEEIKLHTVYGYEIIQNSMNDPFTALVALQHHEREDGSGYPRQLTKTDIHPYAQIAAVADIYSAMTTNRVYQSKQELISVLREINSLSFGKLNGKPVQAFINHLMPNFIGKRVLLSTGDMGVIVMNNPLDVFRPLVQSEGKFLDLSRERKIAVVEIYME; this is encoded by the coding sequence TTGAGAGTACACGTAATGGATCTAAAACCGGGTGATCATCTGCGGATGGATACCTTCAGTTCTCGCGGGCTGCATGTACTCCCTAAGGGATCACGGCTGCAAATGGAGGAAATCGCCAAGCTGATACAGCACGGCGTTGATTATGTGGATATTGACACGGTACAGGAAGAGCCCGCCCCTTCCAGCCGCACCTCAATCATTCAGGCCGCAACCAGCAGCTTCGATACCACGATTGACGGTTTTGAGTCTCTATATATGGAAGCGCTCAGCAAGGGCAGCTTCAATCAGTCCGTAGTGGATGATATTCTTCAGCCGACCTTATCCTCGCTAGACAAACACAAGGATGTTGTAACACTCCTGCTGCTGCTGGACCGGGAGGATAATTATACCTATAACCATTCCCTTCAGGTTGGCATGCTTTCGTATTATCTGGCTACGTGGCTCGGCTATTCCAAGGCAGAGTGTTATGAGATCGGGCGTGCGGGATACCTGATTGATATCGGCAAATGCCGCATCTCCCCTGCGATTCTTAACAAACCCGGCAAATTAACGCCTGCTGAATACGAAGAGATCAAATTACATACGGTATACGGGTACGAAATCATACAGAATTCCATGAATGATCCTTTCACAGCTCTGGTTGCCTTGCAGCATCATGAACGTGAGGACGGCTCCGGTTATCCCCGGCAGCTGACTAAGACAGATATTCACCCTTACGCCCAGATTGCAGCCGTTGCGGATATTTACAGTGCCATGACCACTAACCGGGTCTATCAGTCCAAGCAGGAGCTGATTTCCGTGCTGCGCGAGATCAACTCCCTCAGCTTCGGCAAGCTGAACGGCAAACCGGTCCAGGCCTTCATCAATCATCTGATGCCTAACTTCATCGGAAAGCGCGTCCTGCTGAGCACCGGTGATATGGGTGTCATCGTGATGAACAATCCGCTGGATGTCTTCCGTCCGCTTGTGCAGAGCGAAGGCAAGTTCCTTGACCTGTCACGCGAACGCAAAATTGCCGTCGTTGAGATTTATATGGAGTAG
- a CDS encoding ABC transporter ATP-binding protein — translation MNLQTSKKTAEGAVETDNSKVEEQTLEERFIYKDDDVIDKAFDWRQFTRLFGYMKPYAKQMLPLVSIMMILGTITKLTVPFLTSMAIDKAIAPKDGNTSLTLLYTLTASVIILYLIQWIAGVYRIKYTNVIGQRVIYDLRSDLFRHIQKLSFNFFDKRPAGSVLVRVTNDINSLQDLFTNGVVNLMIDCVQLLGIMVILLLINWKLGLAVMVTVPIMFLISTKLRQRIRIAWQDVRMKNSRINSHLNESIQGIRVTQAYTQEEENMHYFDAMNMDSRKSWNKASAMNQGFGPIIEVTGGFGTMILFWFGAYLIQSGELTIGTLVAFSSYVSNFWDPINRLGQMYNQLLVAMASSERIFEYLDEQPAVQDKPGATPLSKIQGDIHFNNVVFEYEKGRAALKGINLDVKAGQSIALVGHTGSGKSTIINLIGRFYDIKSGHITIDGRDIREVTLQSLREQIGIVLQDTFIFSGTIRDNIRFGRLDATDEEIEEVAKAVDAHDFITKLPGGYDTEVEERGSALSMGQRQLLSFARALLADPRILILDEATASIDTETEIKIQEALKLLLQGRTSFIVAHRLSTIRHADKIVVLDHGEIKEEGNHAELTKHDGIYNGLIEAQFRFL, via the coding sequence ATGAACCTTCAGACCTCCAAGAAGACCGCAGAGGGCGCAGTAGAGACTGACAATAGTAAAGTGGAGGAACAGACGCTTGAAGAACGGTTTATCTATAAAGATGATGATGTGATAGACAAGGCTTTTGACTGGAGGCAGTTCACCCGCTTGTTCGGTTATATGAAGCCATACGCGAAGCAGATGCTTCCGCTTGTCTCCATTATGATGATTCTGGGCACCATTACCAAGCTTACGGTTCCGTTCCTGACCAGTATGGCGATTGATAAAGCCATTGCTCCAAAAGACGGAAACACCAGCTTGACGCTGCTCTATACGTTAACGGCAAGTGTGATCATCCTGTATCTGATCCAATGGATCGCCGGCGTATACCGGATCAAATATACGAATGTGATCGGCCAGCGGGTGATTTATGACCTGCGCTCGGACCTGTTCCGGCATATCCAGAAGCTGTCCTTCAACTTCTTCGATAAACGGCCTGCAGGCTCGGTACTGGTCCGGGTAACGAATGACATCAACTCCCTGCAGGACTTGTTCACGAACGGCGTGGTCAATCTGATGATTGACTGTGTGCAGCTGCTGGGCATCATGGTTATTCTGCTGCTGATCAACTGGAAGCTGGGGCTGGCGGTGATGGTTACCGTTCCCATTATGTTCCTGATCTCGACTAAGCTGCGGCAGAGAATCCGAATCGCCTGGCAGGATGTGCGGATGAAGAATTCCCGGATCAACTCCCATCTTAACGAGTCGATACAAGGGATTCGCGTAACGCAGGCCTACACCCAGGAAGAAGAGAATATGCATTATTTCGATGCCATGAATATGGACAGCCGGAAGTCCTGGAACAAAGCATCCGCTATGAACCAGGGGTTCGGCCCTATTATTGAAGTTACCGGCGGCTTCGGAACGATGATTCTTTTCTGGTTCGGGGCTTACCTGATTCAATCCGGAGAGCTTACCATTGGTACTCTGGTGGCCTTCAGCAGCTATGTCAGCAACTTCTGGGACCCGATCAACCGGCTGGGACAGATGTATAATCAGCTGCTGGTTGCGATGGCTTCCTCCGAGCGGATCTTCGAGTATCTCGATGAGCAGCCTGCGGTTCAGGATAAGCCGGGAGCAACGCCGCTATCCAAGATTCAAGGGGATATTCACTTTAATAATGTAGTGTTTGAATATGAGAAGGGCCGTGCGGCACTCAAAGGCATCAATCTGGATGTCAAAGCAGGCCAGTCCATCGCTCTTGTAGGGCATACCGGCTCCGGCAAAAGCACAATCATCAACCTGATTGGCCGGTTCTATGATATTAAGAGCGGCCACATTACGATTGACGGCCGGGATATCCGCGAGGTTACTCTCCAGAGTCTGCGCGAACAGATCGGGATTGTATTGCAGGATACCTTCATCTTCTCGGGAACGATCCGCGACAACATCCGCTTCGGGCGGCTGGATGCAACCGACGAAGAGATCGAAGAGGTCGCCAAGGCCGTAGATGCTCATGATTTCATCACCAAGCTGCCAGGGGGTTATGATACCGAGGTAGAGGAGCGCGGCAGTGCACTGTCCATGGGGCAGCGTCAACTGCTGTCCTTCGCCCGGGCGCTGCTGGCTGATCCGCGGATTCTGATCCTGGATGAAGCGACAGCCAGTATTGATACCGAGACGGAGATCAAGATTCAGGAAGCGCTGAAGCTGCTGCTTCAGGGCCGGACCTCCTTCATCGTTGCCCACCGGCTCTCCACCATCCGCCATGCGGATAAGATCGTGGTGCTGGATCATGGCGAGATCAAAGAAGAAGGCAACCATGCCGAGCTTACCAAGCACGACGGCATCTATAACGGTTTGATTGAAGCGCAGTTCCGCTTCTTATAG
- a CDS encoding PRD domain-containing protein, which produces MIIEKVLNNNVLLTKNQKGKEVIVMGRGISFNKVAGDYVDPAKVDKIFLLNENEFTARLTELLNDIPVVHLELASGIVTYANEVLRTELSDNLYLTLTDHIHFALQRFEKGILLKNAMLFEIKRFYKKEFGIGLDALKMIEETTGLALGEDEAGFIALHLVNARMDGTEVRSTIKMTEIVQNILNIVTYHYKVVLDENSLNYSRFLTHLQYFSMRILKKETNNSGEEFLYNQVRQTYVKAFECVGKINEYLEKTHGQSLSKDEYVYLTIHIQRVTDRNSLE; this is translated from the coding sequence ATGATTATCGAAAAGGTGCTGAACAATAATGTGCTCCTGACCAAGAACCAGAAGGGCAAGGAAGTTATTGTGATGGGCAGAGGAATTTCCTTCAATAAGGTTGCGGGTGATTATGTTGATCCTGCCAAGGTGGACAAGATTTTTCTGCTGAACGAGAATGAATTCACAGCCCGGCTGACCGAGCTGTTGAATGATATTCCGGTGGTTCATCTGGAGCTGGCGAGCGGAATCGTAACCTATGCCAATGAAGTGCTGCGCACGGAACTAAGCGATAATCTCTATCTGACGCTGACGGATCACATTCATTTCGCGCTGCAGCGTTTCGAGAAGGGAATTTTGCTGAAGAATGCGATGCTGTTTGAAATCAAACGTTTTTACAAAAAGGAATTCGGGATCGGGCTGGATGCATTGAAGATGATTGAGGAGACTACGGGTCTTGCGCTTGGTGAAGATGAAGCCGGGTTCATTGCCCTGCATCTGGTCAACGCCAGAATGGATGGCACTGAGGTAAGGTCTACCATTAAGATGACGGAGATCGTTCAGAATATTCTGAACATCGTTACCTATCATTATAAGGTGGTACTGGATGAGAATTCGCTGAATTACTCGCGGTTTCTGACCCATCTGCAGTATTTTTCCATGCGGATTTTGAAGAAGGAGACGAACAACAGCGGTGAGGAGTTTCTGTATAACCAGGTGAGGCAGACCTATGTCAAGGCTTTTGAATGCGTGGGCAAGATCAATGAATATCTGGAGAAGACCCATGGACAGAGCTTAAGCAAGGATGAATACGTCTATCTGACCATTCACATCCAGCGTGTAACGGACCGCAATAGTCTGGAGTAA
- the yfkAB gene encoding radical SAM/CxCxxxxC motif protein YfkAB: MSILEPSSIIPVKELSPEYDPWDPITSLREYGQHVLTSVEMTVTNLCNMRCEHCAVGDSLTMKEGELLPLTNMLKRLEEVEHLQTISITGGEPMFRAGTVENTIVPLLKYARGRGIRTQINSNLTMPYSRYEQLLPYLDVMHISFNYVNGDDFHEVGFANSGHPVSKEAAYRLYDTMLENSRRLSSDGMLISAESMINYRTHTKLPEIHRLIGDMGARRHEVHPMYASSFASKLPVLSLREMNTAIHSLLDHRDPEMWMLFGTLPFFACSFVEEDQKLLHRLRSEKNVTLRNDPDGRNRVNVNLFTGDVFVTDFADISAFGNISSSKLDDIFTEWQTKHPLNQQVNCYCDAAGCCGPNLLVADMYYPGVDFKTRKAITL; this comes from the coding sequence ATGAGTATATTAGAGCCATCATCTATAATCCCTGTAAAAGAGCTGTCGCCGGAGTATGATCCGTGGGACCCGATTACTTCGCTCCGTGAGTACGGACAGCATGTGCTGACCAGTGTGGAGATGACGGTTACGAATCTATGCAACATGCGCTGCGAGCATTGTGCTGTCGGCGACAGCCTCACGATGAAAGAGGGGGAATTGCTTCCTTTAACCAATATGCTGAAGCGTCTGGAGGAGGTAGAGCATCTGCAGACTATCAGCATTACAGGCGGGGAGCCGATGTTCCGTGCCGGAACGGTGGAGAATACCATCGTTCCGCTGCTGAAATATGCACGGGGGCGGGGCATCCGTACACAGATTAACTCCAATCTGACCATGCCGTATTCCCGCTATGAGCAGCTGCTCCCTTATCTTGATGTCATGCATATCTCGTTCAATTATGTGAACGGCGATGACTTCCATGAGGTGGGCTTCGCCAACAGCGGGCATCCGGTCTCGAAGGAGGCCGCCTACCGGCTGTATGACACGATGCTGGAGAATTCGCGCCGCCTGAGCAGTGACGGGATGTTGATCTCCGCCGAGTCGATGATCAACTACCGTACACATACTAAGCTTCCCGAGATTCACCGGCTGATCGGGGACATGGGGGCAAGACGGCATGAGGTACACCCGATGTACGCATCCAGCTTCGCCTCGAAGCTGCCTGTGCTGTCGCTCCGGGAGATGAATACTGCCATTCATTCCCTGCTTGATCATCGTGACCCGGAGATGTGGATGCTGTTCGGCACGCTGCCGTTCTTCGCCTGCAGCTTCGTGGAGGAAGACCAGAAGCTGCTGCACAGACTACGCAGCGAGAAGAATGTAACACTGCGCAATGACCCGGACGGAAGAAACCGGGTCAATGTGAACCTGTTCACGGGCGATGTCTTTGTAACGGACTTTGCCGACATATCCGCTTTTGGCAATATCAGCAGCTCGAAGCTGGATGACATTTTCACCGAGTGGCAGACTAAGCATCCCTTGAATCAGCAAGTGAACTGTTACTGTGATGCAGCAGGCTGCTGCGGACCTAACCTGCTTGTAGCCGATATGTATTATCCTGGGGTCGATTTCAAAACAAGAAAAGCGATCACTTTGTAG
- a CDS encoding beta-glucoside-specific PTS transporter subunit IIABC: MSNKDLSKQIITLVGGEGNVNSVFHCATRLRFKLKDNSKANKAALEKTPGVITVVENSGQFQVVIGNNVSQVFEQIMKETSLQDAEKSGSDESSESTGVLGKAVDIISSIFSPILGALAGAGILKGLLALILSLKWIDATSGTYMILNAAADSVFYFLPVFLAVTAARKFKANQFVSIAIAGALIYPAVVAAVGSPDPLHFLGIKIVLINYSSSVIPIILAVWVQSYVEKWFRSFIHESVRNILVPMFALLIVIPLTFLAFGPVGSLISDGLASGYTWLYNLSPLVAGAIAGAFWQVFVIFGVHWGFVPIMLSNIATIGHDTMLPILSAAVLSQAGAVFGVFLKSKNPQLKALAGSSTLSAVFGITEPTIYGVTLKLKKPFIYACISGAIGGAIIATGGARALSFSLPGLLALPTYFGTGFVWVVIGILVAFVLSAVLVLVLGFKEPETEAAASVNPGGTSGTTTPTLIDKELVVSPLAGTLQPLDTLPDEAFASGAMGKGIVIEPSSGILTSPVNGTVTTVFPTGHAIGITSDSGAELLIHVGVNTVKLKGQHFTKKVKEGDKVVKGQLLLEFDLEAIRAAGFVTATPVIVTNSAQYLDVLKSTGTEVPSGELLLTLIR, encoded by the coding sequence ATGAGTAACAAAGACTTATCCAAACAAATCATTACACTCGTTGGCGGAGAAGGGAATGTGAATTCCGTCTTCCATTGTGCCACACGTTTAAGATTCAAGCTGAAGGATAACAGCAAAGCCAATAAAGCAGCGCTGGAGAAAACTCCGGGAGTCATTACAGTAGTGGAGAACAGCGGGCAATTCCAGGTGGTCATCGGCAACAATGTCAGCCAGGTATTCGAGCAGATTATGAAGGAAACCTCACTTCAGGATGCGGAGAAAAGCGGCAGCGACGAGAGCTCGGAAAGCACCGGAGTTCTGGGCAAAGCGGTGGACATCATTTCGAGCATTTTCTCACCGATTCTGGGTGCACTGGCCGGGGCAGGGATTCTCAAAGGCTTGCTGGCTCTGATTCTGTCCCTGAAGTGGATTGACGCCACCAGCGGAACTTACATGATCCTTAATGCAGCTGCCGACAGCGTATTCTACTTCCTGCCTGTATTCCTGGCTGTTACGGCAGCGCGTAAATTCAAGGCGAATCAGTTCGTGTCCATTGCTATCGCCGGAGCCTTGATCTATCCCGCTGTCGTTGCGGCCGTAGGCTCACCTGACCCGCTGCACTTCCTGGGGATCAAGATTGTTCTCATCAATTATTCCTCCAGTGTAATCCCGATTATTCTGGCGGTATGGGTACAATCCTATGTGGAAAAATGGTTCCGTTCCTTCATTCATGAGTCGGTCCGGAACATTCTGGTTCCCATGTTCGCACTGCTCATTGTTATTCCGCTTACGTTCCTGGCCTTCGGACCTGTAGGTTCACTGATCAGTGACGGACTCGCTTCCGGTTATACTTGGCTCTACAATCTCAGTCCGCTTGTGGCCGGAGCCATTGCCGGGGCGTTCTGGCAGGTATTCGTTATCTTTGGTGTACACTGGGGCTTCGTGCCGATCATGCTCAGCAACATTGCTACAATTGGACACGATACGATGCTGCCGATTCTCAGTGCAGCAGTGCTGTCACAGGCCGGGGCAGTCTTCGGCGTATTCCTGAAATCGAAGAACCCGCAGCTTAAGGCGCTCGCCGGTTCTTCTACACTATCTGCAGTCTTCGGGATTACTGAGCCAACAATTTATGGAGTCACTCTGAAGCTCAAAAAACCGTTCATCTACGCCTGTATCTCCGGCGCTATCGGCGGTGCAATTATTGCAACAGGCGGCGCAAGAGCATTATCCTTCTCGCTGCCGGGTCTGCTGGCCCTGCCGACGTATTTCGGCACAGGATTTGTCTGGGTAGTCATTGGTATACTGGTAGCATTTGTATTGTCCGCTGTACTGGTGTTAGTTCTTGGGTTCAAGGAGCCTGAGACAGAAGCTGCGGCATCGGTTAACCCAGGCGGAACCTCGGGTACGACTACACCGACGCTGATTGATAAAGAACTGGTTGTAAGCCCGCTGGCCGGAACGCTGCAGCCGCTCGACACCCTGCCTGACGAAGCTTTTGCTTCCGGCGCTATGGGCAAGGGCATTGTCATTGAGCCTTCTTCAGGCATCTTGACCAGCCCTGTGAACGGTACGGTAACTACTGTATTCCCGACAGGCCATGCCATAGGCATCACATCGGATAGCGGCGCAGAGCTGCTGATTCATGTCGGTGTTAATACCGTGAAGCTTAAGGGTCAGCATTTTACCAAAAAAGTGAAGGAAGGCGACAAGGTGGTCAAGGGTCAGCTATTGCTTGAATTTGACCTCGAAGCCATCCGTGCAGCCGGATTTGTAACCGCGACACCGGTGATTGTGACCAACTCGGCACAATACCTCGATGTGCTTAAGAGCACAGGAACGGAAGTGCCTAGCGGCGAACTGCTGCTCACACTCATCCGGTAA
- a CDS encoding bifunctional UDP-sugar hydrolase/5'-nucleotidase: protein MKPGPQRLTIIHTNDIHSHFEMMSPLAAVISAMKTAAGEEPVLLLDIGDHMDRAAVETEGTMGQANIDIMNLTGYDAVTIGNNEGLTFSKEMLSAIFTGIQCPVVCCNFLESATGEPPHWMQRHAILEKDGIKIGLTGATAAFTSFYSLLGWDVLDPEEALREQVQLLAPQVDIVIILSHLGLPADQKLAEKLEGVHAILGGHTHHMLEQPQMINGTAVCGAGKFGRYAGRVVFEREQPDETFRLAEGGCTEVGPALTEEMIAPAAAIHLQRAREALQETVAISDRMLPLDLQGESPFGNLLAQAVRHFTGSPISLVNTGQLLGPLPEGNITAGMLHALCPSPINPCIVQLTGKDIRTALEQSLMAEFRNKVIYGYGFRGEVLGTLAVDGLKILYDPRVMPYDNGIAIFAGGEMLEDTKVYSVGTLDMFTFRTGYESIANGREAVYLLPHFLRDLLRMELQRPGSLDESEAVRWEREST, encoded by the coding sequence ATGAAGCCTGGGCCGCAAAGATTAACCATTATTCATACCAATGATATACATAGCCACTTTGAAATGATGAGTCCGCTCGCGGCTGTGATATCAGCCATGAAGACTGCGGCAGGCGAGGAGCCGGTGCTGCTGCTAGATATCGGCGATCATATGGACCGCGCTGCTGTCGAGACGGAAGGCACGATGGGACAGGCCAACATCGATATTATGAATCTGACCGGATACGATGCGGTCACCATCGGTAACAACGAGGGCCTCACCTTCTCCAAAGAGATGCTCTCAGCCATATTCACAGGCATCCAGTGTCCTGTAGTATGCTGTAATTTCCTGGAGTCCGCAACGGGTGAGCCGCCGCACTGGATGCAGCGCCATGCCATTCTGGAAAAGGACGGAATCAAGATTGGGCTGACCGGTGCTACGGCAGCGTTCACCTCCTTCTATTCCCTGCTTGGCTGGGATGTGCTGGACCCGGAAGAAGCGCTGCGTGAGCAGGTTCAGCTACTTGCCCCGCAGGTGGATATCGTGATCATCCTGTCTCATCTGGGGCTGCCCGCAGACCAGAAGCTGGCAGAGAAGCTCGAAGGCGTGCATGCCATTCTGGGCGGGCACACCCACCATATGCTGGAGCAGCCGCAGATGATTAACGGGACAGCCGTCTGCGGCGCCGGCAAATTCGGCCGGTACGCCGGACGGGTGGTCTTCGAGCGGGAGCAGCCGGATGAAACGTTTCGCCTGGCAGAAGGAGGCTGCACGGAAGTCGGTCCTGCCTTGACAGAGGAGATGATTGCTCCGGCGGCAGCAATCCATCTACAGCGCGCCCGGGAGGCCCTGCAGGAGACGGTTGCCATCAGCGACCGCATGCTCCCGCTGGATCTGCAGGGGGAGTCTCCTTTTGGCAACCTGCTGGCACAGGCGGTCCGCCACTTTACAGGCAGCCCCATCTCGCTGGTCAATACAGGCCAGCTGCTCGGGCCGCTGCCGGAGGGCAACATCACCGCAGGCATGCTGCATGCCTTATGTCCTTCACCGATTAATCCTTGTATTGTACAGCTCACAGGCAAGGATATCCGCACCGCACTGGAACAGAGTCTGATGGCAGAGTTCCGGAATAAGGTCATCTACGGATACGGCTTCCGGGGAGAGGTGCTGGGCACTCTGGCCGTGGACGGATTAAAAATCTTGTACGATCCAAGGGTCATGCCTTATGATAACGGTATTGCAATTTTTGCTGGCGGGGAGATGCTGGAGGATACGAAGGTTTATAGTGTGGGTACGTTGGACATGTTTACTTTCCGCACGGGCTATGAGAGTATAGCGAATGGCCGGGAGGCGGTGTATCTGCTGCCTCATTTCCTGCGCGACCTGCTGCGGATGGAGCTTCAGCGGCCGGGGAGTCTGGATGAGAGTGAAGCTGTTCGCTGGGAGAGGGAATCCACCTGA
- a CDS encoding MoaD/ThiS family protein has protein sequence MHLSIRLFAGLAEIIGSSTLVFHAHESPLTAGRLKELLSASYPAAAPQIAVSLVAVDQEYAPDDTDITEGSEVAFIPPVSGG, from the coding sequence ATGCATCTATCCATCCGGCTGTTCGCCGGGCTGGCCGAAATCATCGGCTCCTCTACGCTGGTCTTCCATGCCCACGAGTCCCCATTGACAGCCGGCAGATTGAAGGAACTCCTCTCCGCCTCCTATCCCGCTGCCGCGCCGCAGATCGCTGTATCCCTGGTTGCCGTTGATCAGGAATATGCGCCTGATGATACGGATATTACCGAAGGCTCCGAGGTGGCCTTCATTCCCCCCGTATCCGGCGGTTAA
- a CDS encoding undecaprenyl-diphosphate phosphatase: MDTITAIILAIVEGITEFIPVSSTGHMILTTKLLGFNEQDSIMKTYEIVIQLGAILAIALVYRQRIVNLLGFGRRDRGGVMPASRLNLIHVLLGIVPALAVAFFARDFIKSLFGASTVLWALVAGGILMIIAEWVNTRKIRVTAHDLDDLSYGQALSIGLFQIISVLWPGFSRSGSTISGGMLSGVSYKASADFSFLIAIPIMCAASGYELLDSYKNFTSETIGYFVIGFIISFIVAYVVVVLFMRMIQKIRPTHFAIYRFILAAAFWLFIMR, translated from the coding sequence ATGGATACAATTACAGCCATTATTCTGGCAATTGTGGAAGGAATCACGGAGTTCATTCCGGTTTCTTCGACGGGACACATGATTCTAACAACTAAGCTACTAGGCTTCAACGAGCAGGATTCGATTATGAAGACGTATGAGATCGTGATTCAGCTGGGGGCCATTCTGGCGATTGCGCTGGTCTACCGCCAGCGGATTGTGAACCTGCTCGGATTCGGCCGCAGAGACAGAGGAGGCGTAATGCCGGCATCGCGTCTGAACCTGATTCATGTGCTGCTGGGTATCGTGCCTGCGCTCGCTGTAGCTTTTTTTGCAAGGGACTTTATCAAAAGCCTCTTCGGGGCATCCACCGTCCTCTGGGCGCTGGTAGCAGGCGGTATTCTGATGATCATTGCCGAATGGGTCAACACACGCAAGATCCGCGTGACGGCGCATGATCTGGATGATCTGTCCTACGGGCAGGCATTGTCGATCGGACTGTTTCAGATTATTTCCGTACTGTGGCCCGGATTCTCCCGCTCCGGCTCGACCATTTCCGGGGGGATGTTGAGCGGGGTGAGCTACAAGGCCTCAGCCGACTTCTCCTTCCTCATCGCGATTCCCATTATGTGCGCGGCCTCGGGGTATGAGCTGCTGGATTCGTACAAGAATTTCACAAGTGAGACGATCGGGTATTTTGTCATCGGCTTCATTATTTCCTTCATCGTGGCCTATGTGGTGGTGGTTCTGTTCATGAGAATGATCCAGAAGATCAGACCGACGCATTTTGCTATCTACCGCTTTATCCTTGCAGCCGCCTTTTGGCTGTTTATTATGCGTTGA